GATTTGAGACTGGTGTAGCTTAAAGGGATAGTGAAAGCGGCAAGCGCAATAAGCTGATTAATCCCTGAACACCAGGGCGCGACATCGAGAACAACATGGGGAAGGTAAAGTGATATCCCCTCATACGCTATATCAAGTCCGCTAATCGAGAGAATATAGGCGGATCCATACGCAGCCGCCAATTGCAACGGTTTCTGGAAATAGATCACAAGCAACTCTGTTGCAATCAGAATCGTTACAAGGTATGAACAAATCCAGGCTCCGCACATTCCTCTTCTCTGACCCTGTAAGAGAAAAAACATCCCTGCCACAAAAAGAAAGGGGGATGTTTCGATAAGAAGACGGTTGAGACTCAGCTGTGAAATGAGGGTGAGAAGGAGTGCAGATAATGTAAGGACGATACCGGTTGGAATTGTAGCTTTTGTGAATTTGCTGTTCCGCAGCTCCCGGCGCTTTGCCCACACCATATAGGCTGCAAAGATAAGGATAAGCGGTTTCCAGCTTTTTTCGAAAAACCTGTAATATATTAGTTGTAAGGAATCTAAGTAGATGTAAGCGAAAAGCAAACTGACCATGAGTGAAGGGAGCAATTTCTGCAATATTGCTGTATTCATTTTTATACCCTTTTAAATCACGATTGACTCTACTTACTAAAAGCAGAAAATATGCCGTATTGGCAGAGAAAGCTGCTGAGTTTGCGGCTGAGAATTAGATGTTAATGTATCTTGTGCCACTTGGAAAAATTCAACAGCCGTATTTGTTGAAAACCTGGTCAGTAGAATTGCTTTGGTTTAAAACCTGATACCAAAAACTATTTTGTATCTGTGTTAGAAATCGAGCTGCCCGAAAAGCAGCTGTTCCCAGAGAAATGGAAGATTATATGGAAAACAAAACCGTTATAGAAACTGAACGCCTGATACTGAGGCATACAGAAAAAAGCGATGCAAACGAAATGCTTAAACTCTTTTCCGATCCTATTGCGATGACATACTTTCCGGATGTCAAAGATATCGATGGAGTATTGGAGTGGATAGAATTTATCCAGTCATGCTATGCGTCAGAAGGCTACGGTTTTTATACTGCAGTTCGAAAAGAGGATCAAAAAATAATTGGCTATTGCGGACTGATACTTCAGAAGGATGTAGACGGAAAGGACGAAACAGAGATTGGATACGCCCTTATAAGAGATTTCTGGAAAAACGGATACGCTTCCGAAGCGGCGATTGCCTGCAGGAAATACGGTTTTAATGTACTGGGTAAAGAAAAACTTATATCTCTTATCAGACCAGACAACTGTGCATCGATTGAGGTCGCCCTCAAAAACGGCCTTCAATGGGAGAAGGATATTCACCGGTGGGATTATACTCACAGTGTTTATTCTGTAAAAAAAGAGGCTTGTTAACAATTAATTCTCCGTAAGTCAGTCATCTGTCTTGAAAAAATGATGTTTGGTGATAAATGTAAAGATTTGCCCTGCAAAAGAACTGTGCAGCTATGCTTTATCCCCGCCTTTTAGTCGCGACTTAATTTTACCTTTTGCAGTGGCTATTTTGTCTGCTATATCAGATCCAATTCCATACATACACGGAATGATCATCAGAGTTGTGAGGGTAGAGAAAAGCAATCCGAATATAATCGTTGAAGCCATAGGTCCCCAGACCGGCGAAACACCTCCCACTCCCAGTGCAGTTGGAAGAAGCCCGCCGATTGTGGTTATTGAGGTAAGCATTATGGGACGCAATCTTACCCTTACAGCCTCCAGCACTGCCTGCATCGTATTTTCGTACTCTTCGTCTCTTTTGTTGATAAAGCTGATAAGGACAATGGAGTCGTTTACCGCAATTCCTGCAAGAGCAACTCCCGCATACATAACTGTAGAAGAAAATGGAGTGCCGGAAATGAAGAGAAAAATAACTACTCCGGCAAATGCAAATGGAATGGAGAACATCAGCAGCAATGGTTGTGTGTATGACTTGAATAGTGTACCCATAATTACATACATCAAAAATATACCAACCAGAAACAGCCTGAGGATATCAGAAATGATCTCCTGAAATTCTTCGAATTCTCCACCCGGTTCGAGTGTGACATTTGGATATCGGGGAGCGATCTCGGTATTGTAATAGGAGATAATCTCCTGGTTTATTTGGGTCAGATCAACATTTCCATGTATCTGTGCAGAGACGGTAATAAATCTTCTGCCATTTCTTCTTCGGATTGAGGCAATATCTGTAGTGTCGATAATAGATGCAACGGTAGAGAGGGGGATCATTTCTCCCTGAGGTGATGGGATGTTGATGGAATTGAATCTGAATGCACTGTTTATTTCATCCTCATCAATTACCACAATTACATCAATATCTTCATTGCGGTCGAAAATTGTGGTAGCCGTGACTCCGTCGAAAATGGAGTTCAGGTATGTACCGATATAAGAAGCGTTTAGTCCCAGCCGTGAAGCGTTTTCCTGGTTAACACTGACGAAAAGTTCCGGTGTACCTTTTTCAATGTTATCCTTTACGTTAAAGAGCCGGTCTGGTTGCTGCTCCATATATCTTGTCACCTCTTCTGCCACATCAAAAAGGTCTTCATAACTGTCTGAGAAAAATCTCAGTGTAACCGGATCATCAACAGGCGGCCCCTCCTGAATCGTTCGGAACCGTACATTTTCGGCTCCTGCAATCCAGCGCGACTTTTCTTCGATTCTGTTCATTACTTCTGTAACCGGTACGATTCTACCCTCTTCACGCTCAGGCAATTCCACAATGATCTGCCCCAAATTGTCAAGGGTTGTAGCCCCAAGACCCCGGCCACCCTGACCTATGACTGACAGCACCGAACGCAATGTTCCATCCTCAAGGTAGGGGTGAAGGACAGTTTCAAATTCTTGCACTGTGGATAAGGTTCTGTGTCTTGGAGTACCGGGAGGCATCTCTATTTCAATAAAAAAATAGCTGTACTCTTCGCCTGCAAACAAATCCTGCTGTACAAAATTGAGAATAACAGCTGAAAACAGCAGAAATATAAAACCGATCCCTATTGCCACATATCGGTGATGGTAGACTCGTCTGAGAATTCTGCTCCAAAGGGATTCGATCTTTAAAAAAAATCTCTTTTCCTCTTTGGTTTTTGAGCTGCTCCAGTGTGCAAAATGTGAAGGCAGAAGAAGTAAGGCTTCGAAATTTGAAGCCAGCAGTGCAATCGTTACAACCAGTGGGATTACTCTGAGAAATCTCCCAATCAGACCCGGTACAATCATCAGCGGTAAAAATGCCGCTATAGTGGTGAGTGTTGCGGAAACAACAGGAGAGAAAACTTCATCGGTACCCCTGATCGCAGCCTGCTCCGGTGAAAGCCCCTCCTGTCTAACCCGGTAACAGTTCTCAATTATTACAATTGCATGGTCAACAATCAAACCCAGCACGAGAACAAGTGCAAACAAGGAGTTGCTGTTAAGGGTATCACCGGTGATTTCCAGTACTATAAAAGTAATTGCGAAGGTTATCGGTATACCCAAACCGATTATAAACGAATTACGAATCCCCACAAAATACCAGAGTACGAGGATAAGCAGAACAAATCCAAACACTGCATTAGTGACCAAAACATTTATGCTGCTTCGTATCCTTACAGTGGCGTCGTTAATGAAAGTAATCCTGAGTCCCTCTTCCAATCCAGGTTTGAACTCCTCAACCAACTGCCTGATATCATCCACAACATCAACAGAAGACGCCCCTGTGATTTTTGATATTTGAAGGTTTGTCGCAGGTTCAAAATTAAAGCGGGCAACAGGACCAGTCGGAGAAAGAGCTTCGCGTACATCTGCTACATCTGACAGACGAACCAAACCCATTTCAGGCGTTTGCTGACGTACGATTATGTCCCCGAAATCTTCCGGCCTCGTTTTTTCTTCAACAGTACGTACCAGATACTGACGTCTGGGGGTTTTCAGAAAACCCGCCGGCATTCTCACATCAGCACCGCTCACAGACTGAACCACTTCGTCTATCGATAACCTGTAAGATTCAAGAGCACTCTGATGCGCATTAATACGGATCTGCCGCTCAGGTGCTCCGGTAAGAGTCACCATAGACACTTCGGGTAATGAGGTAATCTCATCCCGCAATCTTCTGACTTCGGTCACAAGAGTTACGGAATCTACTTCTCCGTGTAACACAGCTTCTATTACAGGAAGAAAATCTTCACTTGAAAAATCTGTCAGTGTTGGTTCAAGAGCTCCATCAGGAAGCTCAACTCTCCCAAACCTGGTTTGGGCTTCGCTATACAGCCCTACAAACTCCTCTCTTGAGATCCCCTCCTCGAACTGTATCTGTATGGTGGCAATCCCTTCCTGAATAATAGTCTGGACCTCCCGAACGCTGCGGAGGCCATCCATCTCATTTTCCACCGGTATGGCCACTGATCTTTCTATGTCAAAAGGAGAAGCCCCGGGGTAGGGAACACTTATGATTACCCAGAAAAATGGTACATCACTGAACTGTTCCTGAGGAAGCCGCTGTACACTCTGATAGCCAAGCACTAGTATACTGATCATCAGAATATTTATGAGAACGGGATTTTTAACAGAAAATGATCCTACACTCACTGCCAGTCTCCACTTTCGCCGATAACTTCAATATTGACACTGTCACCATGATCGATTGTTGTTGTTCCGGATGTAATCACAGTATCACCAACTGAAACGCCACTTCTTACCTCTGCAATATCACCCATCCTTCTTCCAAGTCTTATATCTGTTCTTTGGGCTGTATGAGAGCTGAAGTGGTATACGGAGAATTTGTCATTGTTTCTGATCAGTGCTGCGGATGGAATTAGCAGAACTGAATCTGCTTCGGTCGTTCTTATTCTCACATTTGCACTCATACCTGAGCGGATACGGGAATCGTTGTTGTCAAACTCTACGACTACCGGATAACTTCCACTTGCTGGTCTTGCCCCCGCTGAGACAGCTTTTACAATACCATGGAAAACAGAATCGCCCTGAATCGCAGGTACAGCCACCTGTGCGTCTGCACCTGCCTGAATCAGCCCTATTTCTTTTTCGCCAACTGCTAAATTTATCCGAAACTTGGATTTGTCGATTATCCTGGCTACCAGGGACCCGGGACTGATATAGTTGCCCAGAGATATCCCCTGCTCCTTTGATGCGACTTCTCCTTCAATGGGAGAGCGTACCCGGGTGTTTTGAAATCTCTGCCTTGCTGCCTCAAAAGAAGATCGTGCACCACTGTAGGCACTCTGCGCTTCCTCATATTCACTGCGGGATAGTATGTTTTGCTCAAAGAGGCGCCGGGAAGCCTGCAGATTCAGTTCAGCTGCTCTTAGCTGCTCCTGAGCCTGATTCATTGCAAACCTTGCCTCATCTCTGTCAACGGAGACAAGTACACTGTTTTTCTCTACCCTGTCACCAATTTCAAAATTATCAAACAGTATTACACCTTCCGTTTCAGAGATCACCGTCACTTCATTTCTTCCTGCAATAACTCCCGATTTTTCAAGCCAGGGATTAAAAATCCCCCTCCTCAGGATAACTCCTTCAACTGTGGAGGGATTTGTTCCACTTTGTTGCTGATCTGTACTACCTTCCTGATTATTACAGGATATCAGAATGAAAATCACCGATATAAAGATGATGCTTTTCATGCAATCCGGTTTCATTTACGACTCTTTTCTCTTGTAAATATTTATGGGTTGGGGAATGGTTTGAGCGTTCCTGCTGCCCTTTCAAATTCATACCTGTTGATAATTGCATTGGCCATACCTGAAAGGTAAACCATCTCTGCGGATTCCAGTTGTACTCTGGTATCGAGCAAATCAAGTATACCCACTACCCCCGCCTCATACCTCAGCTCCATCATTTCTAAAGTCTTCTCCATCAGCTCCAGTCTGCTGCGTGCGGCCTCCACTTCAAGAACCGCACTTTCAAACGACATTTCTGTTTCTAAAACTGAAGCTCTTGTATTTTCAAGCAACTGCTGATAAGTGGTTTCCATAGTGGTGTGCTGATTTCGCGCTGCACGGTAATCGAAATATCTTTGTCCTCCGGCAAAGAGATCCAAATCCATTCTTATCCCATATCTCCAGAACCCCTCCTCCTGAGGAAAAAAGTTATCATCAGGAAGCCAGTCATATTGGAAAAAAGCATTGATACGTGGCAGAAACGGGGTCAGCGCCAGCTGAACGGTTCTGCGGCTTACACTGAGCTCTTCACGGGCGGCTAAAACAGAAGGATTTTCCTCAACTGAAACGGGTGAAGGGGGCTGGATTTCCCCATACAGCTCTTGTAGCAGATTTTTATCCTGCAGCTCAAAAGGTACCCTTCTTGTTACAGGCTCCCCGATTGCAAAAAGCAACTGAACAAGGGCGCTCTGAGCATTTACCCGTGACTGTGCTATGTCTGCTCTGCGCTCAAAAACCTCACCCTGCCAACGCAACAGTTCACTTTCTGGCAACACACCCTCTTCAAAACGTATCCTTGCCCTTTCAAGACTCCCTTCCACCCACTGGAGGCCGAGACTGTCTATCCTCATCTGCTCTTTTAGTATGATTGCATTGAGGTAAAGGGAACGAATCTGAAGAAGCATATCCTGCTTTGTTTCCTCTACCCTGTGACGGAGTGCCGATAGAGTGTTTTTTGCCATAAGGGTACTGACAATCTCTGCTCCGGAGTTGAAAATTGGCTGGGTTACTGAGAGCTGGTGCTGGAATCCGTCCTGGGCAAATAATCCCGGCTGGGCACCTGGTACACCAATCTCCCCGGGTGTTCCGTTGGGAGGCGGTATATCAATGTCTTCAGCCTGTATCCAGTTTGTAGAGAATGAGACGTTCGGCAGAAAAGAAGCAAGTGCGCTATAGCGTTCCCATCTGGCAGATTCCTGTTCGAATTGCGAAATGAGGAGCTGGTAGTTGTTTTGCAGCCCGCGCTGTTCTGCTTCCGGCAGAGTGAGAAAATGTTCTGCAACTCCAGCCTGAAATGACAAAAAAATTGAAAATAGCATGTATAAGACTGGCTTTTTCATCATAGGTTAATCCGTCTAAACAATGCTGAAACGGTTTGGCGGGATTTAGTAATGCAAGAGTTATGCCGGGAAGTGGGGGGAGAGTATGTGTGTGAAGAATAACTGGTGGAATCAAAACAAAAGAACTCCACCAGTTTGCAGACTTACAAAAAAAATTTTATTCCTGACCCCGGTTGCTCATCACAAGAGGCTGACCCGTTGTCTGAAGGACATCTCTCCATAAAGGACTTTCCGGGTCGATACTGTTCTTCTGGGAAACAGCAAGCTCAATTGGGATGTGAACGAAATTGTTGTTGATAAGGCTAATCAGCATTCTGCTTTTTCCTGCCATTGCCGCATGAACTGAATTGGTGCCCAGACGGGTGCAGTAAACTGAGTCGATGGGGTTAGCGGGAGTTGATCGAATGATATAGGAGGGGTCGATATATTTAAGGTTAATATCGACATTTTGTTTTTTGAAATACTGGGTAATCTGGTTTTTAAGAAAGATGCCGATATCACCAAGTTTGATATTCCCCGAAGCGTCTCTTTCTACAGGCTCTCTGTCGAGCAGTTCCTGTCCTGCCCCCTCAGCCACAACGATAAGTGCATGATTTCTTGTTTCCAAACGTCTGTGAATCAGGGAAAACAACCCGTTTTCCCCCTCCAGATCAAAAGGAACTTCCGGTACCAGTACAAAGTTGACATCATTGCTGCCCATAGCTGTGTAGGCAGCGATAAAGCCTGATTGTCGCCCCATCAGTTTTACAATCCCGATCCCGTTGGGGGCATCGTGTGCCTCGACATGGGCACCATGCACAGCTTTAACTGCTTCGCTGACCGCAGTTTCGAAGCCAAAGGATTTCTGTATGAAGCTTAGGTCATTGTCTATGGTTTTTGGAATACCTATGACTGATATGGCAAGACCACGCCTCTGTGCCTCCCGGGCAATATCCAAAGATCCCTTTTGGGTACCGTCACCGCCGATTGTAAAAAGCACATTGATTCCGTTCTTTTCGAGTGAATCGACGATTTGGGCAGTTCTGTCACCGTGTCCCCGGGAAGAGCCCAGAATAGTTCCGCCCATTCTGTGTATGAAACCAACTGTTTTGGGGTTTAGTTCTATGAAAGGCTCCTCGTTTTCAGGCATAAACCCCTGATACCCAAACCTCACACCAGAAATTCGCCTCACACCATATTGGTGCCACAGACTCATAACGATTGACCGGATTACATCGTTGAGTCCGGGACAGAGCCCTCCGCAGGTGGCGATTGCAGCATGCACCCTCGAAGGATCGAAAAAGAGGTGTTTTCTTGGACCTGCTTTCTCGATTAGATTTTCTCTTCTGAAAGTAACGGTGTCGCCGGGCTGGTAATGGGGGTCATTGATGATAAATTCTTCATCACTTACGTAATTGGCGATCATATCACCCGTTACGGTGGAAAGGTTAAGCGGTGATGGATACCTGCACTCTCCAAGAGTGGGTATGGTAAAATCATATGATTCTGTCATTTTCTTGTATCCTCTGTTTAGGTATCTTAAAAACAAGTTACGTTACATGTCTTTACATGAGATTATTTGCAAAATCTCAACCCCAAGAGGTAAACTAAGGCTCAAGGGAACCCCCCCAAAAAACAAAAAGAGTGCCAATTACCTGGCCCTGCGCTCCACACTCATGGCATGGTGTACGAAATTCTCCTCTCTGGCAAAAACAGAAACCAGTGAAGCCACATTGTTCAGACCTGAAGAGCTTATCTGCGCAACTGAAATCCTTTTCTGGAAACTTTCCACCCCAAGGGGCGAGGCAAAACGGGCCGCACCGTTTGTCGGAAGAACGTGATTTGTTCCGATCATGTAATCTCCAAGAGCCACGGGGGTGAACGGGCCGAGAAAAACCGCAGATGCATTGGTGATTTTGCTCATATCCTTTGAAGCGGTTTTGGTTATAATCTGAAGGTGCTCCGGAGCTATACGGTTTGAAAGCTCTATACTCTCATCCCTTGATGCGGTTGTAAAAACCGTGATTGCATGGGGTGGAAGTTTGTCAAGTGTCTTTTTTACCGGTGAGATGGCGGCCTCCTCAACCACCGCACTGGCGACCTCTTTGGCAAATGAGTCACTTTCAGTTATACAGATCGCGGTTTCATCCCCGCTTCCATGTTCTGCCTGTGCCAGAAGATCAAGAGCTACCCACTGGGGATCAGCGGTTTCGTCTGCTATCACTACAACTTCACTGGGCCCTGCAACAGAATCAATGTCCACCTTACCATATACCATCCTTTTTGCTGTCTGGACGTATGCATTTCCCGGTCCCACAATTTTATCCACTGCAGGAACCGATTTTGTCCCGTAGGCAAGAGCCCCCACTGCATGGGCTCCGCCGATTCTGTACACTTCACCCACTTTCAGGTAATCAAGAGCGTAGGCAATAGCAGGATCAAGATCCCCTCTGACGGGAGTCACCGCTGCGATCTCCCTCACCCCGGCAAGACGTGCGGGTATTACACTCATAAGTACGCTTGAAGAGTAAGCGGTGTAGCCCCCCGGTATGTATACCGCTACCCTCTGCAGTGCTCTGATTTCCTGGCGAAGAGTACCCTCTGCGGTTTTGTGAGTAAATGTTTTGCACCCTTGAT
The sequence above is a segment of the Chitinispirillum alkaliphilum genome. Coding sequences within it:
- a CDS encoding Acetyltransferase, whose protein sequence is MENKTVIETERLILRHTEKSDANEMLKLFSDPIAMTYFPDVKDIDGVLEWIEFIQSCYASEGYGFYTAVRKEDQKIIGYCGLILQKDVDGKDETEIGYALIRDFWKNGYASEAAIACRKYGFNVLGKEKLISLIRPDNCASIEVALKNGLQWEKDIHRWDYTHSVYSVKKEAC
- a CDS encoding outer membrane efflux protein, with product MMKKPVLYMLFSIFLSFQAGVAEHFLTLPEAEQRGLQNNYQLLISQFEQESARWERYSALASFLPNVSFSTNWIQAEDIDIPPPNGTPGEIGVPGAQPGLFAQDGFQHQLSVTQPIFNSGAEIVSTLMAKNTLSALRHRVEETKQDMLLQIRSLYLNAIILKEQMRIDSLGLQWVEGSLERARIRFEEGVLPESELLRWQGEVFERRADIAQSRVNAQSALVQLLFAIGEPVTRRVPFELQDKNLLQELYGEIQPPSPVSVEENPSVLAAREELSVSRRTVQLALTPFLPRINAFFQYDWLPDDNFFPQEEGFWRYGIRMDLDLFAGGQRYFDYRAARNQHTTMETTYQQLLENTRASVLETEMSFESAVLEVEAARSRLELMEKTLEMMELRYEAGVVGILDLLDTRVQLESAEMVYLSGMANAIINRYEFERAAGTLKPFPNP
- a CDS encoding putative Co/Zn/Cd efflux system membrane fusion protein; this encodes MKPDCMKSIIFISVIFILISCNNQEGSTDQQQSGTNPSTVEGVILRRGIFNPWLEKSGVIAGRNEVTVISETEGVILFDNFEIGDRVEKNSVLVSVDRDEARFAMNQAQEQLRAAELNLQASRRLFEQNILSRSEYEEAQSAYSGARSSFEAARQRFQNTRVRSPIEGEVASKEQGISLGNYISPGSLVARIIDKSKFRINLAVGEKEIGLIQAGADAQVAVPAIQGDSVFHGIVKAVSAGARPASGSYPVVVEFDNNDSRIRSGMSANVRIRTTEADSVLLIPSAALIRNNDKFSVYHFSSHTAQRTDIRLGRRMGDIAEVRSGVSVGDTVITSGTTTIDHGDSVNIEVIGESGDWQ
- a CDS encoding Histidinol dehydrogenase, whose protein sequence is MSRQRSIPIVKVNSPAGIKFLKQIESARQRRDDQVSATVETILRDIQKRGDKALFEYCKKFDGVTISGRNIRISPEEIKTRAALVSPKLKRAIREAAKRIKAYHRNQGCKTFTHKTAEGTLRQEIRALQRVAVYIPGGYTAYSSSVLMSVIPARLAGVREIAAVTPVRGDLDPAIAYALDYLKVGEVYRIGGAHAVGALAYGTKSVPAVDKIVGPGNAYVQTAKRMVYGKVDIDSVAGPSEVVVIADETADPQWVALDLLAQAEHGSGDETAICITESDSFAKEVASAVVEEAAISPVKKTLDKLPPHAITVFTTASRDESIELSNRIAPEHLQIITKTASKDMSKITNASAVFLGPFTPVALGDYMIGTNHVLPTNGAARFASPLGVESFQKRISVAQISSSGLNNVASLVSVFAREENFVHHAMSVERRAR
- a CDS encoding Acriflavin resistance protein produces the protein MSVGSFSVKNPVLINILMISILVLGYQSVQRLPQEQFSDVPFFWVIISVPYPGASPFDIERSVAIPVENEMDGLRSVREVQTIIQEGIATIQIQFEEGISREEFVGLYSEAQTRFGRVELPDGALEPTLTDFSSEDFLPVIEAVLHGEVDSVTLVTEVRRLRDEITSLPEVSMVTLTGAPERQIRINAHQSALESYRLSIDEVVQSVSGADVRMPAGFLKTPRRQYLVRTVEEKTRPEDFGDIIVRQQTPEMGLVRLSDVADVREALSPTGPVARFNFEPATNLQISKITGASSVDVVDDIRQLVEEFKPGLEEGLRITFINDATVRIRSSINVLVTNAVFGFVLLILVLWYFVGIRNSFIIGLGIPITFAITFIVLEITGDTLNSNSLFALVLVLGLIVDHAIVIIENCYRVRQEGLSPEQAAIRGTDEVFSPVVSATLTTIAAFLPLMIVPGLIGRFLRVIPLVVTIALLASNFEALLLLPSHFAHWSSSKTKEEKRFFLKIESLWSRILRRVYHHRYVAIGIGFIFLLFSAVILNFVQQDLFAGEEYSYFFIEIEMPPGTPRHRTLSTVQEFETVLHPYLEDGTLRSVLSVIGQGGRGLGATTLDNLGQIIVELPEREEGRIVPVTEVMNRIEEKSRWIAGAENVRFRTIQEGPPVDDPVTLRFFSDSYEDLFDVAEEVTRYMEQQPDRLFNVKDNIEKGTPELFVSVNQENASRLGLNASYIGTYLNSIFDGVTATTIFDRNEDIDVIVVIDEDEINSAFRFNSINIPSPQGEMIPLSTVASIIDTTDIASIRRRNGRRFITVSAQIHGNVDLTQINQEIISYYNTEIAPRYPNVTLEPGGEFEEFQEIISDILRLFLVGIFLMYVIMGTLFKSYTQPLLLMFSIPFAFAGVVIFLFISGTPFSSTVMYAGVALAGIAVNDSIVLISFINKRDEEYENTMQAVLEAVRVRLRPIMLTSITTIGGLLPTALGVGGVSPVWGPMASTIIFGLLFSTLTTLMIIPCMYGIGSDIADKIATAKGKIKSRLKGGDKA
- a CDS encoding 6-phosphofructokinase, producing MTESYDFTIPTLGECRYPSPLNLSTVTGDMIANYVSDEEFIINDPHYQPGDTVTFRRENLIEKAGPRKHLFFDPSRVHAAIATCGGLCPGLNDVIRSIVMSLWHQYGVRRISGVRFGYQGFMPENEEPFIELNPKTVGFIHRMGGTILGSSRGHGDRTAQIVDSLEKNGINVLFTIGGDGTQKGSLDIAREAQRRGLAISVIGIPKTIDNDLSFIQKSFGFETAVSEAVKAVHGAHVEAHDAPNGIGIVKLMGRQSGFIAAYTAMGSNDVNFVLVPEVPFDLEGENGLFSLIHRRLETRNHALIVVAEGAGQELLDREPVERDASGNIKLGDIGIFLKNQITQYFKKQNVDINLKYIDPSYIIRSTPANPIDSVYCTRLGTNSVHAAMAGKSRMLISLINNNFVHIPIELAVSQKNSIDPESPLWRDVLQTTGQPLVMSNRGQE